One genomic window of Geovibrio ferrireducens includes the following:
- a CDS encoding hybrid sensor histidine kinase/response regulator, with the protein MLLIDIAGCIFLYGKLQESRGSALENASSALKSEYERSLSMYSRHVDEVYQSIVNIPGLTEAVAEAWLHPEMRDAMREDTVQKTSVIYNTVKRLGYTKIQFHFPDTVSFLRLHERQLYGDVLGDKRYSVYIANLKNGFIEGLEMGRSGNAFRFVYPLSHGGAHVGTLEISLDVKGFITGMLESYGNYYSMGVKKEVAEKKLFADFLKDCTKSSFSEGYITEAGLSGYDFELSQDIMPAEAFALINSKLRAETAGRLAAHEAFSVFHKAQGIGVIVSFLPIKSISGDYETYLVRYTIDREFDAAYMRFVKQAASFNACVLLLLLVLLVMDSNRHKVVLANSELEEKIKEQEEFERELKKAKEEAEVASMSKDVFLANMSHEIRTPMNGIIGMNSLLLNTKLSDEQREYAETVASSAEALLVVINDILDFTKIEAGQLELEYLDFSVREVVENSVDSIAYKAFQKDLDIAFNIDEKIPRLLAGDPWRLRQILLNIIGNAVKFTHEGAVSIEVNLQKETSGYVKLFFRVRDTGIGVPENRMSNLFDSFSQADLSMSRKYGGTGLGLAIAKRLTEMMGGEIGCKSRVGEGSEFWFSAVFERVAAADVRKEADRRLDKRRVLIVDSNEFAARAGADMLKTLGINAEKACSFREASDQIHKSAAGNKPFEVVLIADALIKKSEAEFDAVMKEIKHYPGTKTVLVYPMGQHVSADYLTEKGFNGRIFKPLKTNHLRKCLLELFGFEAENDSPHGMNGSSFIPSVTEVRNKKILLAEDNIVNQKLAVTIFERLGYKVTAAENGFKALEALRNDDYDIVFMDIQMPVMNGIEAVQAIRSGESGVRRPDIPVVAMTAHALKGDREKFISTGMNDYLSKPFRYEELVAILNKFLYSSDAADVSAERISGTFSPDELMSIMGEREYFTEVLEIFTHDTEKQLDELRRAIAEASPWRVADLAVYLRSSAGDLTAYGLESIAARMEKCANAEDMTGAEECYNAFVKEFYEFKKEASVYTGK; encoded by the coding sequence TTGCTTCTTATTGATATTGCTGGCTGTATCTTTCTCTACGGCAAGCTTCAGGAATCCCGCGGGAGCGCCCTTGAGAATGCGTCCTCCGCTTTGAAAAGCGAATATGAGCGCTCTCTCTCCATGTATTCCCGCCATGTGGACGAGGTTTACCAGTCCATAGTCAATATCCCCGGTCTCACGGAGGCAGTTGCCGAGGCGTGGCTGCATCCTGAAATGCGGGATGCGATGCGTGAGGACACGGTTCAGAAAACATCCGTTATTTATAATACAGTCAAAAGGCTTGGTTATACCAAGATTCAGTTCCATTTTCCCGATACAGTCAGTTTTCTCCGTCTGCACGAACGGCAGCTTTACGGGGATGTTCTCGGCGATAAAAGATACTCCGTCTACATAGCGAATCTGAAAAACGGGTTCATCGAAGGGCTTGAAATGGGCAGGAGCGGGAATGCCTTCCGTTTTGTTTACCCCCTTTCCCACGGAGGCGCACATGTGGGGACTCTTGAAATAAGTCTTGATGTGAAGGGCTTCATCACAGGGATGCTGGAAAGCTACGGAAACTACTACTCCATGGGTGTAAAAAAGGAAGTGGCGGAGAAGAAGCTTTTTGCGGATTTTCTTAAGGACTGTACAAAGTCCTCCTTCTCTGAGGGCTATATTACCGAGGCGGGTCTCTCCGGTTATGATTTTGAGCTCTCTCAGGATATTATGCCTGCTGAGGCCTTTGCGCTGATAAACTCCAAACTCCGTGCGGAAACTGCGGGGCGTCTGGCGGCTCATGAAGCTTTCTCTGTTTTTCATAAGGCTCAGGGGATCGGGGTGATAGTCTCGTTTCTCCCTATAAAAAGCATTTCCGGAGACTATGAAACCTATCTGGTGCGCTATACCATAGACAGGGAGTTTGATGCGGCCTACATGCGGTTTGTTAAGCAGGCTGCCTCTTTCAATGCCTGTGTGCTGCTTTTGCTCCTTGTTCTTCTTGTAATGGATTCCAACAGGCACAAAGTTGTGCTGGCAAACAGCGAGCTTGAAGAAAAGATAAAGGAGCAGGAAGAGTTTGAGAGGGAACTGAAAAAAGCAAAAGAGGAGGCGGAAGTGGCCAGCATGTCCAAGGATGTGTTCCTTGCGAACATGAGCCACGAGATAAGGACTCCCATGAACGGCATAATAGGCATGAACAGCCTTCTTCTGAATACAAAGCTCAGTGACGAGCAGAGGGAATACGCCGAGACTGTGGCCTCCTCCGCCGAGGCGCTGCTGGTGGTGATAAACGATATACTGGACTTCACAAAGATAGAGGCTGGCCAGCTTGAGCTTGAATATCTGGATTTCTCTGTCAGGGAGGTTGTGGAGAACAGTGTGGATTCCATAGCCTACAAGGCCTTCCAGAAAGATCTGGATATAGCCTTCAATATAGATGAGAAAATACCCCGCCTCCTTGCGGGTGACCCGTGGAGGCTCAGGCAGATTCTGCTTAACATAATAGGCAACGCTGTCAAGTTCACCCATGAAGGTGCAGTGTCCATAGAGGTAAACCTCCAGAAGGAGACCTCCGGCTATGTTAAGCTGTTTTTCAGGGTCAGGGACACAGGCATAGGCGTGCCTGAAAACAGGATGAGCAACCTCTTTGATTCCTTCTCGCAGGCGGATCTTTCCATGTCCAGAAAATACGGCGGAACAGGTCTCGGACTTGCCATCGCCAAACGCCTCACTGAGATGATGGGCGGAGAAATAGGCTGTAAAAGCCGCGTGGGTGAAGGCTCCGAGTTCTGGTTCTCCGCAGTTTTTGAGCGTGTTGCGGCGGCTGATGTGCGTAAGGAAGCGGACAGAAGGCTGGATAAACGCAGAGTGCTGATTGTTGATTCCAACGAGTTTGCCGCCCGCGCCGGAGCGGACATGCTGAAAACTCTGGGCATTAATGCCGAAAAGGCGTGCAGTTTCAGGGAAGCCTCGGATCAGATACATAAATCCGCAGCGGGCAACAAGCCGTTTGAGGTCGTCCTGATCGCTGATGCTCTCATTAAGAAGAGCGAGGCTGAGTTTGACGCTGTGATGAAGGAGATAAAGCACTACCCCGGTACTAAGACCGTGCTTGTCTACCCCATGGGGCAGCATGTGTCTGCCGATTATCTTACGGAAAAAGGATTCAACGGCAGGATATTCAAGCCGCTTAAAACAAACCACCTCAGAAAGTGCCTTCTGGAGCTTTTCGGTTTTGAAGCCGAGAATGACTCTCCCCACGGCATGAACGGCAGCAGCTTTATTCCCAGCGTCACAGAGGTGAGAAATAAAAAGATTCTTCTCGCTGAGGACAACATAGTGAACCAGAAACTGGCGGTAACTATTTTTGAGCGGCTGGGCTATAAGGTTACAGCGGCGGAAAACGGGTTTAAGGCTCTGGAAGCCCTGCGGAATGATGATTATGATATAGTTTTCATGGATATACAGATGCCTGTGATGAACGGCATAGAGGCGGTGCAGGCTATCAGAAGCGGTGAAAGCGGTGTCCGCAGACCAGATATTCCCGTTGTGGCTATGACAGCCCATGCCCTTAAGGGAGACAGGGAAAAGTTTATCAGCACCGGAATGAATGATTACCTTTCCAAACCCTTCCGGTATGAGGAGCTTGTGGCCATTCTGAATAAATTTCTCTACAGCTCGGACGCTGCCGATGTTTCGGCGGAACGCATAAGCGGAACCTTCAGTCCGGATGAACTGATGTCCATCATGGGCGAACGGGAGTACTTCACCGAGGTTCTGGAAATATTCACTCACGACACAGAGAAGCAGCTGGACGAACTCAGGCGCGCCATAGCGGAAGCAAGCCCGTGGCGGGTGGCTGATTTAGCGGTTTATCTCCGCTCCTCCGCAGGCGATCTCACCGCATACGGTCTTGAAAGCATAGCCGCAAGGATGGAAAAATGTGCCAATGCTGAGGATATGACCGGGGCAGAGGAATGTTACAACGCCTTTGTGAAAGAGTTTTATGAGTTTAAAAAAGAAGCTTCGGTCTATACCGGGAAATAA
- a CDS encoding metal-dependent transcriptional regulator — protein MNAVNSAPLTPSQENYLEWVYRFSENGDVRVSDIAKKLGVSLPSVSRAVSTLAKMGLLTHESYGKIGMTEEGKTIGKSIVRRDKCLTKLLVDILGMEPEDADPEVHRLEHLISGRVLPRLEILVHYAVSDPSWLEGLHRKIDAGFENREEVYQFGIGETPIHKGAVTEKRNK, from the coding sequence ATGAATGCAGTGAATTCAGCTCCTCTCACCCCAAGTCAGGAAAACTACCTTGAGTGGGTTTACAGGTTTTCAGAAAACGGGGATGTAAGAGTCAGCGATATAGCAAAAAAACTGGGTGTGAGCCTTCCCAGCGTAAGCAGGGCAGTGAGCACCTTGGCTAAAATGGGGCTTCTGACACATGAATCCTATGGAAAAATAGGCATGACCGAAGAAGGAAAAACCATAGGCAAATCAATAGTAAGACGGGATAAATGCCTCACAAAGCTCCTCGTGGATATACTGGGAATGGAACCGGAAGACGCGGATCCGGAGGTGCACAGGCTTGAACATCTTATAAGCGGAAGAGTTCTTCCAAGGCTTGAGATTCTGGTTCACTACGCAGTGTCAGATCCGTCATGGCTTGAAGGGCTCCATAGGAAGATTGATGCCGGATTTGAAAACAGAGAAGAAGTTTACCAGTTCGGCATCGGAGAGACCCCGATTCACAAAGGGGCTGTAACCGAAAAACGCAATAAATGA
- a CDS encoding bifunctional nuclease family protein: MFEAGVKCVIKEPITSRYVMMLETICGQYLIPITIGTFEAEAIYQELNRIPSPRPMTHQFIGGILGVLEDVYVENVIIDNVEKGIFTAKLNINTEGTSKTVDCRPSDGVALALHMSIPLFIEEQVVSKSCCIERTGLTIAEERALFGIIDDQGTTFWNV; encoded by the coding sequence ATGTTTGAAGCGGGAGTTAAATGCGTAATCAAGGAACCCATAACATCGCGCTACGTGATGATGCTCGAAACAATATGCGGTCAATACCTCATTCCGATAACAATAGGAACCTTTGAAGCGGAAGCCATATATCAGGAGCTCAACCGGATCCCCAGCCCCAGGCCCATGACACACCAGTTCATAGGCGGAATTCTGGGCGTTCTGGAGGATGTTTATGTTGAAAATGTAATAATAGACAATGTTGAAAAAGGAATTTTCACCGCCAAGCTAAACATCAACACCGAAGGAACCTCAAAAACAGTTGACTGCCGCCCGTCCGATGGAGTAGCCCTTGCTCTCCACATGAGCATACCCCTCTTTATCGAAGAACAGGTAGTATCAAAAAGCTGCTGTATAGAGCGTACCGGACTCACCATAGCAGAGGAAAGGGCACTCTTCGGCATTATAGACGATCAGGGCACTACATTCTGGAATGTTTAA
- a CDS encoding TlpA family protein disulfide reductase, protein MKIKVLLFAALLMVFAACSRQETGGSENSVSVDSIETLKSGAMARIKEEHQGKVLLVNFFASWCPPCRGETPDFVKVYGEEKERFSIVALSTDADKKDLAKYISEFGVNYPVYMADQSLSMEFGISTIPTSIIYAPDGKLVDIIVGSIPEKDLKNIINKLSAN, encoded by the coding sequence ATGAAAATCAAAGTATTGCTTTTCGCGGCACTGTTAATGGTATTTGCCGCATGCAGCAGACAGGAAACGGGGGGAAGCGAAAACTCCGTCTCAGTGGACTCAATCGAAACTCTTAAGTCCGGCGCAATGGCGCGCATAAAGGAGGAGCATCAGGGCAAGGTGCTTCTGGTAAACTTTTTTGCCTCATGGTGTCCGCCATGCAGAGGTGAAACGCCTGACTTTGTTAAAGTTTACGGTGAAGAAAAAGAGCGTTTTTCCATAGTTGCCCTCTCCACGGATGCGGATAAAAAAGATCTCGCCAAGTATATAAGCGAGTTCGGCGTAAACTACCCTGTTTATATGGCTGACCAGTCCCTCAGCATGGAGTTCGGCATAAGCACAATCCCCACCAGCATTATTTATGCCCCGGACGGAAAGCTTGTGGACATAATAGTCGGCTCTATTCCTGAGAAAGATCTTAAAAACATTATCAATAAATTATCAGCTAACTGA
- a CDS encoding complex I NDUFA9 subunit family protein, with translation MKKVFVTGGTGFVGSYVICRLIEKGVHVKALVRSKTPHREAEAVQGDILRPETFKDALKDVDAVINLVGIIREFPEKGITFENMHYVAAKNITDAAKEAGISRLIHMSANGTRKNAVSGYHKTKYMAEEYIKNSGLDFTIFRPSLIYGRGDSFISMLAGYMKKTPVFTYFGDGSYPMQPVSVYEVAEAFTEAVFSSTAAGKTYHLCGNRVYTYKELLREISKAMNRSIILLPVPEAVISLAVSLLGGFSFFPITRDQFIMLKEGNTCSETFAFTELGIKHREFADEIKKYIG, from the coding sequence ATGAAAAAAGTTTTCGTAACAGGCGGAACAGGCTTTGTCGGTTCATACGTTATATGCAGGCTGATCGAAAAGGGCGTCCATGTAAAGGCGCTGGTAAGAAGCAAAACCCCGCACAGAGAGGCGGAAGCCGTGCAGGGTGATATACTCCGGCCGGAAACCTTTAAAGATGCCCTGAAAGATGTTGATGCCGTAATAAATCTTGTCGGAATAATCCGGGAATTTCCCGAAAAGGGCATAACTTTTGAGAACATGCACTATGTTGCAGCAAAAAATATAACGGATGCGGCAAAAGAAGCGGGCATAAGCCGCCTTATCCATATGTCTGCCAACGGAACACGGAAGAACGCAGTATCCGGCTATCATAAAACAAAGTACATGGCAGAGGAATACATCAAAAACAGCGGGCTGGACTTCACAATATTCCGCCCGTCACTTATATACGGCAGGGGGGATTCCTTCATCTCCATGCTGGCAGGCTATATGAAAAAGACTCCGGTCTTCACTTACTTCGGCGACGGCTCATACCCAATGCAGCCGGTGAGCGTTTACGAAGTGGCGGAAGCCTTCACCGAGGCGGTCTTCAGCAGCACTGCCGCGGGCAAAACTTACCACCTGTGCGGCAACAGGGTTTACACTTACAAGGAACTTCTGCGGGAAATTTCAAAGGCAATGAACCGCAGCATAATTCTGCTCCCCGTGCCTGAGGCAGTCATAAGCCTTGCAGTATCGCTTCTGGGCGGTTTCTCCTTCTTTCCCATCACCCGTGATCAGTTTATAATGCTGAAAGAAGGAAATACCTGCAGCGAAACATTCGCCTTCACGGAGCTTGGAATAAAACACAGAGAGTTTGCCGATGAAATTAAAAAGTATATCGGGTGA
- a CDS encoding JAB domain-containing protein: MICFFSMEDHKKGHRQRLKEKFRSGPSALHDYEIMELVLSYIIPRRDVKILAKDIIDKTESLRKVFRTDLTAISGAGDEVQLFFNILREFYVRMEHGNLKFEPLVLDSGSIIFKFLRMLIGISDKENFVSLFVDKNKRLISYEVVSSGTVDRTAVYPREIAELALRRKASYVIIAHNHPSGSLIPSEEDLNITERISKALETLDIKLLDHIIVTDTSFLSMKAQKLI, from the coding sequence ATGATATGCTTCTTCTCCATGGAAGATCATAAAAAAGGACACAGACAAAGGCTTAAGGAAAAGTTCAGAAGCGGCCCATCCGCCCTGCATGACTATGAGATCATGGAGCTTGTCCTTTCCTATATCATTCCCCGCAGAGATGTCAAAATCCTTGCAAAGGATATAATTGATAAAACGGAAAGCCTGCGTAAAGTTTTCAGAACGGATCTCACTGCCATCAGCGGGGCAGGGGATGAGGTTCAGCTTTTCTTCAATATTCTCCGTGAGTTCTATGTACGCATGGAACACGGAAATCTTAAATTTGAGCCCCTTGTTCTGGACTCAGGCTCCATTATCTTCAAATTTCTGCGGATGCTCATAGGCATTTCAGACAAGGAGAACTTTGTAAGCCTGTTTGTGGACAAAAACAAGCGGCTGATAAGCTATGAGGTGGTCTCCTCCGGCACGGTGGACAGAACCGCAGTCTACCCCAGAGAGATAGCCGAACTGGCACTCAGGCGGAAGGCCTCATACGTGATTATCGCACACAACCATCCTTCCGGTTCGCTGATCCCCTCCGAGGAGGATCTGAACATCACAGAGCGCATATCAAAAGCGCTTGAAACCCTTGATATAAAGCTTCTGGATCATATCATAGTTACAGATACATCTTTTTTAAGCATGAAGGCTCAGAAACTTATTTAA
- a CDS encoding twin-arginine translocase TatA/TatE family subunit, giving the protein MSEVLLILVIALLVVGPGKLPELAKTLGKGYAQFKRSLNDLKSAVNIDDLDIAPNKTVKDAYRDHWEKKKQSTESAAEASAEAKAETAQTAKEETSDTAEVKGKETNG; this is encoded by the coding sequence ATGTCTGAAGTACTGTTGATTCTTGTAATAGCGCTATTGGTTGTCGGCCCCGGAAAACTGCCGGAGCTGGCTAAAACGCTGGGGAAAGGATACGCTCAGTTTAAACGCTCGCTGAACGACCTTAAATCCGCCGTGAATATAGATGATCTTGACATCGCCCCTAACAAGACGGTCAAAGATGCATACAGGGATCACTGGGAAAAGAAAAAGCAGAGCACAGAGAGCGCAGCGGAAGCATCCGCCGAAGCTAAAGCGGAAACGGCTCAGACCGCTAAAGAGGAAACATCTGACACTGCGGAAGTGAAAGGGAAGGAAACAAATGGCTAA
- the tatC gene encoding twin-arginine translocase subunit TatC, protein MAKDKNQGVESQIPLMEHLEELRKRVIYILIIVISVFCVCYWQSQFFMDFVAKPLVDVMPEKSSMAMLKITEGFFMELKLCFMAALFFSMPFIFFHIWKFIAPGLYVHEKKYVLGFVVSASLLFFLGSAFAYYFVFPFGFKFFLKYAQGYVIANLSIEWYLSFVTKMVLGFGIVFELPVFTFFLAKMGLVTADMMRKYRRYSILGIFIVAAVMTPPDVFSQMMMAGPLLVLYELSIFIAVIFGRKREITEDEIYE, encoded by the coding sequence ATGGCTAAGGACAAAAATCAGGGTGTGGAATCCCAGATTCCGTTGATGGAGCATCTGGAAGAACTGAGAAAGAGAGTTATATATATCCTGATAATAGTCATATCCGTGTTCTGCGTGTGTTACTGGCAGAGCCAGTTCTTCATGGACTTTGTGGCTAAGCCCCTTGTGGATGTGATGCCTGAGAAATCAAGCATGGCAATGCTGAAAATAACCGAAGGCTTCTTTATGGAGCTTAAGCTCTGTTTTATGGCGGCTCTCTTTTTCAGTATGCCCTTTATTTTCTTTCATATCTGGAAGTTCATAGCTCCGGGGCTTTATGTTCATGAGAAAAAATATGTGCTGGGCTTTGTAGTCAGCGCTTCGCTGCTGTTTTTCCTCGGTTCTGCCTTCGCCTACTACTTTGTGTTCCCTTTCGGGTTTAAATTCTTCCTTAAGTATGCGCAGGGTTATGTAATCGCCAATCTCTCCATAGAGTGGTATCTGAGCTTTGTCACCAAAATGGTGCTGGGCTTCGGCATAGTTTTCGAGCTTCCGGTGTTTACGTTCTTCCTCGCTAAGATGGGGCTTGTCACAGCGGATATGATGCGTAAATACAGAAGATATTCCATTCTGGGTATTTTCATTGTTGCGGCGGTAATGACCCCTCCTGATGTTTTTTCACAGATGATGATGGCCGGCCCTCTTCTGGTTCTTTATGAACTGAGCATTTTTATTGCTGTGATTTTCGGCCGTAAAAGAGAAATAACGGAAGACGAGATATATGAATAG
- the moaA gene encoding GTP 3',8-cyclase MoaA — translation MNSTVQDRFGREVRYLRISVTDRCNFRCKYCMPSDEFKHLEHSSILRFEDMLFVTEVFASLGVHKVRVTGGEPLVRKGVTDFLRELHKIEGIDEVTLTTNGALLGKYAEEIAASGVKRINVSLDSLKAEKYKEITGGFDIQKLMESIFLAKKAGLRPVKTNSVLIRGFNDCEIYDFCEFAARADIVVRFIEFMPIGNSCEWKKENIMYGAEILDLISKRYKVTPVGRDKNAGPAKNYQLSNGATIGIITPISNHFCSECDKLRLTADGKIRPCLLTDKETDIVDAVRSRDKDALRAAIMDALGKKDEEHHIVADSRNERFKRTMSKIGG, via the coding sequence ATGAATAGCACAGTACAGGACCGTTTCGGACGCGAGGTGCGCTACCTGCGTATCTCCGTTACGGACAGATGCAATTTCAGATGCAAGTACTGCATGCCCAGTGATGAGTTTAAGCACCTTGAGCATTCCAGTATTCTGCGTTTTGAGGATATGCTTTTCGTTACTGAGGTTTTTGCCTCCCTCGGCGTACATAAGGTGCGTGTTACAGGCGGGGAGCCTTTGGTTCGCAAAGGTGTGACCGATTTTCTGCGTGAACTGCACAAGATAGAAGGCATAGACGAAGTAACCCTCACCACCAACGGCGCGCTTCTGGGTAAGTATGCGGAAGAGATTGCCGCCTCAGGTGTTAAAAGGATCAACGTGAGCCTTGATTCCCTTAAGGCTGAGAAATATAAGGAAATTACCGGAGGTTTCGACATTCAGAAACTTATGGAGAGTATTTTCCTTGCAAAAAAAGCAGGTCTGCGCCCTGTTAAAACCAACAGTGTGCTTATACGCGGGTTTAACGACTGCGAAATATACGATTTCTGCGAATTTGCAGCCCGTGCCGACATAGTTGTCAGGTTCATAGAGTTCATGCCCATAGGCAACTCCTGTGAATGGAAAAAAGAGAACATAATGTACGGTGCGGAGATTCTGGATCTCATCTCCAAGAGATATAAGGTAACCCCTGTGGGCAGAGACAAAAACGCAGGCCCGGCAAAAAATTATCAGCTCTCAAACGGAGCAACCATAGGCATTATAACCCCCATCTCAAACCACTTCTGCTCCGAATGCGACAAGCTGAGGCTGACCGCGGACGGCAAAATCCGCCCCTGTCTGCTGACTGATAAGGAAACGGATATAGTGGATGCCGTGAGGAGCAGGGACAAGGATGCTCTCAGAGCGGCTATCATGGACGCTTTGGGTAAAAAGGACGAAGAGCACCATATAGTGGCGGACAGCAGAAATGAAAGATTCAAACGCACAATGTCAAAAATCGGCGGATAA
- a CDS encoding nickel-dependent lactate racemase family protein produces the protein MKDSNAQCQKSADKLNILCGQSTYELQTDFPVDLLGASGDYALLDDEGIQGALDECVYSESYSDCVERAEKILFILPDITRKSGLERFFPSMLAEAEKHGKAVSIIFAVGTHRAVTEDEKKKILGDAIYSKYKDRLFDHDCEDLTAHAFYGITKSKTPVFINKIYLEHDLIVSIGSVSHHYFAGYGGGRKLIFPGIAAKKSILRNHMLALDASGGRRHPLAKAGELNHNPVHRDIVDALMISRSGRNFFSVNTVLDEEGRLLDMVCGDLFMAHHKACEVLDSRFRITPARKYRSLIVSCGGFPKDINMVQAQKSLDRAAPVAEEGADIFFFAECADGSGNSFFRDFFDLPSSKAMLESLLTDYQINRQTAYNLRTLTERFNVYLYSSFSEAECARMGFKKLHSPSDMLPLLRQGETAFIPSAYSFLFG, from the coding sequence ATGAAAGATTCAAACGCACAATGTCAAAAATCGGCGGATAAGCTGAATATCCTCTGCGGACAAAGCACATATGAGCTTCAGACGGACTTTCCCGTTGATCTCCTCGGTGCTTCCGGAGATTATGCGCTCCTTGATGACGAAGGGATTCAGGGGGCACTGGATGAGTGCGTCTATTCGGAGTCATACTCTGACTGTGTGGAGAGAGCGGAAAAGATCCTCTTCATCCTTCCGGACATAACCCGCAAAAGCGGGCTGGAGCGGTTTTTTCCGTCCATGCTCGCAGAGGCGGAAAAACACGGAAAAGCTGTCAGCATAATCTTTGCCGTTGGCACTCACAGAGCAGTTACGGAGGATGAGAAAAAGAAAATCCTCGGTGACGCTATCTACTCAAAATATAAGGACAGGCTTTTCGACCACGACTGTGAAGACCTGACCGCCCACGCCTTCTACGGTATTACAAAATCAAAGACCCCCGTTTTTATCAATAAAATCTACCTTGAGCACGACCTCATAGTTTCCATAGGCTCCGTGAGCCATCATTATTTCGCAGGCTACGGCGGCGGCAGGAAACTTATTTTCCCCGGAATAGCAGCCAAAAAGTCCATACTGCGCAACCATATGCTTGCTCTGGACGCTTCCGGCGGCAGAAGACACCCGCTTGCAAAGGCCGGTGAGCTTAACCATAACCCTGTCCACCGCGACATAGTGGACGCGCTTATGATAAGCCGCTCAGGGCGTAACTTCTTCTCTGTCAACACTGTTCTGGATGAAGAGGGGCGGCTTCTTGATATGGTATGCGGTGATCTCTTCATGGCGCATCACAAGGCCTGCGAGGTTCTGGACAGCAGGTTCCGCATAACACCTGCCAGAAAATACCGTTCGCTCATAGTTTCCTGCGGGGGCTTCCCGAAGGACATAAACATGGTTCAGGCTCAGAAATCACTGGACAGGGCTGCTCCAGTTGCGGAGGAAGGGGCGGATATATTTTTCTTCGCGGAATGCGCAGACGGCAGCGGGAACTCATTCTTCCGTGATTTCTTCGACCTGCCGTCCTCAAAGGCGATGCTTGAAAGCCTCCTGACGGACTATCAGATAAACCGCCAGACCGCATACAACCTGAGAACTCTTACGGAGCGCTTCAACGTTTATCTCTACAGCAGTTTCAGCGAAGCGGAATGCGCGCGGATGGGCTTTAAAAAGCTTCATTCCCCTTCTGATATGCTTCCCCTTCTCAGACAGGGGGAGACAGCCTTCATACCATCGGCCTACTCATTCCTTTTCGGCTGA